The following are encoded together in the Actinoplanes sp. N902-109 genome:
- the trpB gene encoding tryptophan synthase subunit beta translates to MTVIATRYLREPAVGGRFGEFGGRFVPEALIPACAAVEEAFRDAWADAGFRHQLDMFRTRYAGRPTALTPAWNLSAELGITLLLKREDLAHTGSHKINNVLGQALLAQRMGKTRLIAETGAGQHGVATATAAALFGLRATVYMGERDIDRQALNVARMQLLGAEVVPVTAGSRTLKDATNEAMRQWVAAVDDSHFCLGSVAGPHPYPWMIREFQSVIGDEARRQVAAELPTGVPDVVVACVGGGSNAAGTFAGFADTTARLIGVEAAGGAAMTDGTPGVVHGSRSLVLQNADGQVAEAHSIAAGLDYPGVGPEHAHLGRSGRATYVTVSDDEVLAALHRLARAEGIICALESAHAVAWVLRAAGTDELPRGSTVLLTLSGRGDKDLGQLR, encoded by the coding sequence ATGACTGTCATCGCCACCCGATACCTGCGCGAACCGGCCGTCGGGGGCCGCTTCGGTGAGTTCGGCGGACGCTTCGTGCCCGAGGCCCTGATCCCGGCCTGCGCCGCGGTGGAGGAGGCGTTCCGCGACGCCTGGGCCGACGCCGGCTTCCGCCATCAGCTCGACATGTTCCGTACCCGCTACGCCGGCCGGCCCACCGCACTCACCCCGGCCTGGAACCTTTCCGCGGAGCTGGGCATCACGCTGCTGCTCAAGCGTGAGGACCTGGCCCACACCGGCTCTCACAAGATCAACAATGTGCTGGGTCAGGCGCTGCTCGCCCAGCGGATGGGCAAGACCCGGCTGATCGCCGAGACCGGCGCGGGCCAGCACGGCGTCGCCACCGCCACGGCCGCGGCCCTGTTCGGCCTGCGGGCCACCGTCTACATGGGCGAGCGCGACATCGACCGGCAGGCGCTCAACGTCGCGCGCATGCAGCTGCTCGGCGCCGAGGTGGTGCCGGTGACCGCGGGCAGCCGCACGCTCAAGGACGCCACCAACGAGGCGATGCGCCAGTGGGTCGCTGCGGTGGACGACAGCCACTTCTGCCTCGGCTCGGTGGCCGGTCCACACCCGTACCCGTGGATGATCCGCGAGTTCCAGTCCGTCATCGGCGACGAGGCCCGCCGGCAGGTCGCCGCGGAACTCCCCACCGGCGTACCCGACGTGGTGGTGGCCTGCGTCGGCGGCGGCTCGAACGCGGCGGGCACGTTCGCCGGTTTTGCCGACACCACAGCGCGGCTGATCGGGGTGGAAGCCGCGGGCGGCGCGGCGATGACCGACGGCACGCCCGGCGTGGTGCACGGCTCCCGCTCGCTGGTGCTGCAGAACGCCGACGGGCAGGTCGCCGAGGCCCACTCGATCGCCGCCGGCCTGGACTACCCGGGCGTCGGCCCCGAACACGCCCACCTCGGCCGCTCCGGCCGCGCCACCTATGTGACGGTCAGCGACGACGAGGTTCTGGCGGCGCTGCACCGGCTGGCCCGAGCCGAGGGCATCATCTGCGCGCTCGAGTCGGCGCATGCGGTGGCCTGGGTGCTGCGCGCGGCGGGCACCGACGAACTGCCCCGCGGTTCCACGGTGCTGCTGACTCTCTCCGGCCGCGGCGACAAGGACCTGGGGCAGCTGCGATGA
- a CDS encoding SGNH/GDSL hydrolase family protein gives MMRLLGSGALPGGLRLLGLAGSLGLLMPAGCAAPAAPPPSGMSSPSSSGVPSSGAAPAVTRVLRVMPLGDSITMGAGSVDGSGYRALLYRRLTAAGIRVDFVGSQHTGAGPDADHEGHSGWTLTQLARHLDAWLDTARPDVVLLHAGTNDLRTPAAAALAPQVLTRVLATIARDRPAAEVYVAEIIGNQDIGDGRTRQRRADAYNEQVPAIVAAAGAHFHLVDQSAVRGPADLSDKLHPNDAGYRQMAATWFHALQQL, from the coding sequence ATGATGCGGTTGCTGGGATCCGGTGCGCTGCCGGGAGGACTTCGCCTGCTGGGCCTGGCGGGCTCGCTGGGCCTGCTGATGCCGGCCGGCTGCGCCGCACCCGCAGCGCCGCCGCCATCCGGTATGTCGTCGCCGTCGTCGTCCGGTGTGCCCTCGTCCGGCGCGGCTCCGGCGGTGACGCGGGTGCTGCGGGTCATGCCGTTGGGCGACTCCATCACGATGGGCGCCGGTTCCGTCGACGGCAGCGGCTACCGCGCGCTGCTCTACCGCCGGTTGACCGCCGCGGGCATCCGGGTCGACTTCGTCGGCTCCCAGCACACCGGCGCCGGCCCGGACGCCGACCACGAGGGCCATTCCGGCTGGACCCTGACCCAGCTCGCCCGGCACCTCGACGCCTGGCTGGACACGGCCCGCCCGGACGTCGTCCTGCTGCACGCCGGAACCAACGACCTGCGGACCCCGGCTGCGGCGGCGCTGGCCCCGCAGGTCCTCACCCGGGTGCTGGCCACGATCGCCCGCGACCGTCCGGCCGCCGAGGTCTACGTCGCCGAGATCATCGGCAACCAGGACATCGGCGACGGACGCACCCGCCAGCGCCGCGCCGACGCCTACAACGAGCAGGTGCCCGCGATCGTGGCTGCGGCGGGGGCGCACTTCCATCTTGTCGACCAGTCGGCCGTACGCGGGCCCGCGGATCTGTCCGACAAGCTGCACCCCAACGACGCGGGGTACCGCCAGATGGCCGCCACCTGGTTCCACGCCCTCCAACAGTTATAG
- a CDS encoding SCO5389 family protein translates to MSLNVSPDLLAVAERGDVTDVEFVNCVRTSLPYAWQVVSLVMAELHRADAEFADHEVPPPSEAERGQLLRALASDAIRGGLERHFGAKLAFQNCHRVAAFRFPAVDNERYQAFVSPRGQLLNQSPELRNC, encoded by the coding sequence ATGTCCTTGAACGTCTCCCCGGATCTGCTCGCCGTTGCCGAACGCGGCGATGTGACCGATGTCGAGTTCGTCAACTGCGTGCGTACGTCGCTGCCGTACGCATGGCAGGTGGTCAGCTTGGTGATGGCCGAGCTGCACCGCGCCGACGCCGAGTTCGCCGACCACGAGGTGCCGCCGCCCTCCGAAGCCGAGCGGGGGCAGCTGTTGCGGGCGCTGGCCAGTGACGCGATCCGGGGCGGGCTGGAGCGGCACTTCGGCGCCAAGCTGGCGTTCCAGAACTGCCACCGGGTCGCCGCGTTCCGGTTCCCGGCGGTTGACAACGAGCGCTACCAGGCGTTCGTGTCGCCGCGCGGGCAGCTGCTGAACCAGTCGCCCGAACTGCGCAACTGCTGA
- a CDS encoding diguanylate cyclase domain-containing protein, producing the protein MQTTATRATMFARHGMEPILALVAVVVLDGFGLIGTAPLWAFATTLGAGAILQQPAVQRVLAGDNRPGLDVALQMWIATVTSYLLGWGALLAVAHAYILVLHLHRAGSRAWKPAALAGVTSLAAGQAAVAAGWLPTHLDVAESHVLAALVALGTVATARALGRFVAQREQAEVATRLSEDRFRALVRDGSEVITMSDADGNVSYVSPAALPVMGYRPEELHGRVLHGLFHPEDEVASMELFTRLLASDSTVEHSAELRVRHANGSWHWHEIIARNMLAHPAVHAIVSHQRDITERRAVQDRIAYAASHDSLTGLANGPTLKRDLERALAQGTRYQHPVAMLFCDLDGFKAVNDTYGHDVGDRLLQTISTVIKRTTRDTDTAGRLGGDEFGVVLTRVRNAEEAVGVAQRLIDGITSNASVAGLKLDVGCSVGVALAYAGGSDAKALMRHADAAMYRSKRRGRNNATLYVEEEVIAPWM; encoded by the coding sequence ATGCAGACGACAGCGACCCGGGCGACAATGTTCGCCCGACACGGGATGGAGCCCATCCTCGCGCTGGTCGCCGTCGTGGTGCTGGACGGTTTCGGCCTGATCGGCACGGCCCCGCTGTGGGCGTTCGCCACGACGCTGGGCGCCGGCGCGATCCTGCAGCAGCCGGCGGTGCAGCGGGTGCTGGCCGGCGACAACCGGCCCGGCCTGGACGTCGCACTGCAGATGTGGATCGCCACCGTCACCTCGTACCTGCTGGGCTGGGGTGCGCTGCTGGCCGTGGCGCACGCCTACATCCTGGTGCTGCACCTGCACCGGGCCGGCTCGCGGGCCTGGAAACCGGCCGCCCTGGCCGGTGTCACCTCGCTGGCGGCCGGGCAGGCCGCGGTCGCCGCCGGCTGGCTGCCCACCCACCTCGACGTCGCCGAGTCCCACGTGCTGGCCGCGCTGGTCGCCCTCGGCACGGTGGCCACCGCCCGGGCGCTCGGGCGGTTCGTCGCCCAGCGCGAGCAGGCCGAGGTCGCCACCCGGCTCAGCGAGGACCGGTTCCGGGCGCTGGTGCGCGACGGCTCCGAGGTCATCACGATGAGCGACGCCGACGGCAACGTCTCCTACGTCAGCCCGGCCGCGCTGCCGGTGATGGGATACCGGCCCGAGGAACTGCACGGCCGGGTCCTGCACGGGCTGTTCCACCCGGAGGACGAGGTCGCCTCGATGGAGCTGTTCACCCGGCTGCTGGCCTCCGACAGCACCGTGGAGCACTCCGCCGAGCTGCGCGTGCGGCACGCCAACGGCTCCTGGCACTGGCACGAGATCATCGCCCGCAACATGCTGGCCCACCCCGCGGTGCACGCCATCGTCAGCCACCAGCGCGACATCACCGAGCGGCGCGCCGTGCAGGACCGCATCGCCTACGCGGCCTCGCACGACAGCCTCACCGGGCTGGCCAACGGCCCGACGCTCAAGCGCGACCTCGAACGCGCCCTCGCGCAGGGCACCCGCTACCAGCACCCGGTCGCCATGCTCTTCTGCGACCTGGACGGCTTCAAGGCGGTCAACGACACGTACGGCCACGACGTCGGCGACCGGCTGCTGCAGACGATCAGCACGGTCATCAAGCGCACCACCCGCGACACCGACACGGCCGGCCGGCTGGGCGGCGACGAGTTCGGCGTCGTGCTGACCCGGGTGCGCAACGCCGAGGAGGCGGTCGGCGTGGCCCAGCGGCTCATCGACGGCATTACCAGCAACGCCTCGGTGGCCGGCCTCAAGCTCGATGTGGGGTGCAGCGTCGGTGTGGCGCTGGCGTACGCCGGCGGCTCGGACGCCAAGGCCCTGATGCGCCACGCGGACGCGGCGATGTACCGCTCCAAGCGCCGCGGCCGCAACAACGCGACCCTGTACGTCGAGGAAGAGGTCATCGCCCCCTGGATGTGA
- a CDS encoding C40 family peptidase, which yields MKRVGARRATILRSLLGVIAAVGVMLVPTAAHATPSPSSVEKQITEQWNKLEPLIEQYNKVHNELIKNRAQLKVINKKLEPLELQVDLAMSQVGSMASDAYMRGSPGALQSMVVTGTPTGLTEKLTYLDQIARHQQEQVAGVAKLRDKYAKDKQDLATLTDAVAARDKDLATRKNQIQKKVDDLQKLRIQAYGASGADQGPLELGPCPQTFTQEPGNIAAQKACSLIGKPYIFGSAGPTGYDCSGLTQVAWRTVGVSLAHFTGDQVQSGRAISRSDLRIGDLIFYGSPVHHVAIYVGNGLIVHAPHTGDKVRMAKIDYPGTPSAYRRVG from the coding sequence GTGAAAAGAGTTGGGGCGCGCCGCGCCACGATTCTGCGCAGTCTGCTGGGTGTGATCGCCGCCGTCGGGGTGATGCTCGTTCCGACCGCGGCGCACGCAACTCCGTCGCCCTCAAGTGTCGAGAAGCAGATCACCGAGCAGTGGAACAAGCTCGAGCCGCTTATCGAGCAGTACAACAAGGTGCACAACGAGCTGATCAAGAACCGTGCACAGCTGAAGGTGATCAACAAGAAGCTCGAGCCCCTCGAGCTGCAGGTTGATCTGGCCATGTCGCAGGTGGGCAGCATGGCCTCCGACGCGTACATGCGGGGATCCCCCGGCGCGCTGCAGTCGATGGTCGTCACCGGGACGCCGACCGGTCTCACCGAGAAGCTGACCTACCTCGACCAGATCGCCCGCCACCAGCAGGAGCAGGTGGCAGGCGTGGCGAAGCTGCGTGACAAGTACGCGAAGGACAAGCAGGATCTGGCCACTCTGACCGATGCGGTCGCGGCCCGCGACAAGGACCTCGCCACTCGCAAGAACCAGATCCAGAAGAAGGTCGACGATCTGCAGAAGCTGCGGATCCAGGCCTACGGCGCCAGCGGTGCCGACCAGGGCCCGCTCGAGCTCGGCCCGTGTCCCCAGACCTTCACCCAGGAACCGGGGAACATCGCCGCGCAGAAAGCGTGCTCGCTGATCGGCAAGCCGTACATCTTCGGTTCCGCGGGACCGACGGGGTACGACTGCTCCGGTCTCACCCAGGTCGCCTGGCGGACGGTCGGGGTCAGCCTCGCCCACTTCACCGGTGACCAGGTGCAGTCCGGCCGGGCGATCAGCCGGAGCGACCTGAGGATCGGGGACCTGATCTTCTACGGTTCCCCGGTGCATCATGTGGCGATCTACGTCGGCAACGGCTTGATCGTGCATGCGCCGCACACCGGCGACAAGGTGCGGATGGCCAAGATCGACTATCCGGGCACCCCGAGCGCCTACCGCAGGGTGGGCTGA
- a CDS encoding M56 family metallopeptidase — protein sequence MTALLLGALGLTLSLVVPGVLASARWPDRAPVAAIVLWQAITLAGILCALGVVLAGPQELIDESGPGKPVGTAALIAALAVATLIIIRLLVSLAGVSYRSRTRRARHRMLVDLLDSAERHGELPAQVPEGLRVLDGPLPFAYCLPGRRPRLVLSEGVLRVLDTAQVAAVIAHEQAHLRYRHALVMESFTAFYRAVPRPLRSRVPLDAVHLLLEMAADDAARARSGAQPLRSALSVLSDAVSPDAPDGMDSAGAARERRRRLDRLDGADSRSAALSVLAATMAVGLLVLPTVILVVPWLDRALTTWPL from the coding sequence GTGACCGCTCTCCTGCTCGGCGCGCTCGGCCTGACCCTGTCGCTGGTCGTGCCGGGGGTGCTCGCGTCCGCCCGCTGGCCCGACCGGGCGCCGGTGGCCGCCATCGTGCTCTGGCAGGCGATCACGCTGGCCGGCATCCTGTGTGCGCTCGGCGTCGTGCTGGCCGGCCCGCAGGAGCTGATCGACGAGTCCGGCCCGGGCAAGCCGGTCGGCACGGCCGCGCTGATCGCCGCCCTGGCCGTGGCCACACTGATCATCATCCGGCTGCTGGTGTCGCTGGCCGGGGTCAGCTACCGGTCCCGGACCCGCCGGGCGCGGCACCGGATGCTGGTGGACCTGCTCGACAGCGCCGAACGCCACGGCGAGCTGCCCGCGCAGGTGCCCGAGGGGTTGCGTGTGCTCGACGGGCCGCTGCCGTTCGCGTACTGCCTGCCCGGCCGGCGCCCGCGGCTGGTGCTCAGCGAGGGGGTGCTGCGGGTGCTCGACACCGCACAGGTCGCCGCCGTCATCGCGCACGAGCAGGCGCACCTGCGCTACCGGCACGCCCTGGTCATGGAGTCGTTCACGGCGTTCTACCGGGCGGTGCCGCGGCCGTTGCGCAGCCGGGTGCCGCTGGACGCCGTCCATCTGCTGCTGGAGATGGCGGCGGACGACGCCGCCCGGGCACGCTCCGGGGCGCAGCCGCTGCGCTCGGCGTTGTCGGTGCTCAGCGACGCGGTCAGCCCGGACGCGCCGGACGGGATGGACAGCGCCGGCGCGGCCCGCGAACGCCGCCGCCGGCTGGACCGGCTGGACGGCGCGGACTCCCGGTCGGCCGCACTCTCCGTGCTGGCCGCGACGATGGCGGTGGGTCTGCTCGTGCTACCGACGGTGATCCTGGTGGTGCCGTGGCTGGACCGCGCGCTGACCACCTGGCCGCTGTGA
- a CDS encoding BlaI/MecI/CopY family transcriptional regulator produces the protein MALGDLERDIMRQLWDADEPLTVRQVHERLSRERDLAYTTVMTVLDRLAKKGVVTQQKADRAYRYAPAQTREEMTAALMLDALSAAPDDVRDAALAHFVGRIDPSALSAAIEASKKRR, from the coding sequence ATGGCACTGGGCGACCTCGAACGCGACATCATGCGGCAGTTGTGGGACGCGGACGAGCCGTTGACCGTCCGGCAGGTCCACGAGCGGCTCAGCCGTGAGCGCGACCTCGCGTACACGACGGTGATGACCGTGCTCGACCGCCTCGCCAAGAAGGGCGTGGTCACCCAGCAGAAGGCCGACCGGGCCTACCGGTACGCCCCGGCGCAGACCCGCGAGGAGATGACCGCGGCGCTGATGCTCGACGCGCTGAGCGCCGCGCCGGACGACGTGCGGGACGCCGCTCTGGCACACTTCGTCGGGCGGATCGACCCGTCCGCGCTGTCCGCTGCGATCGAGGCCTCGAAGAAAAGACGGTGA
- a CDS encoding cytochrome ubiquinol oxidase subunit I, whose amino-acid sequence MDVLDLTRLQFAVVTIYHYFFVPLSISLAATAAGLQLTWLRTSNEKYRDLTKFVGKLLIVTFAVGVVTGLVQEFQFGMGWSNFAKFYGDVFGPTLAIEGMLAFFLEATFLALWYFGWDRLPRKLHAATIVIVAAGTILSAFIILAANSFMQHPVGYSLDPVTGRAHLDDFGALLLNKVNLAAFPHTLAGAVMVGGSLLLAIAAWRLKSVQDPGFRTLARLGAWLTVVGGALTALTGDHLGKVMTEVQPMKMAAAEALYSTTTGAPFSAFALGKLDGSEPYFTLDIPYLLSILGKGDPHATVQGINDLQAQYTAQYGPGSYIPMIPVAFWAFRLMIGIGMLAMAVAAYYLWSTRKGRAPQRWHDRQLRRFLPLIPLLPTAANSIGWIFTETARQPWIAFGISKVADGISPGLTRGEVLVSLAGFALIYGIVAVVWFRLIRHLSRQPLTPPATTDVPPAGAPVREPAPVY is encoded by the coding sequence ATGGACGTGCTCGACCTGACCCGGCTGCAGTTCGCGGTCGTGACGATCTACCACTACTTCTTCGTGCCGCTGTCGATCAGCCTCGCGGCCACCGCGGCCGGGCTGCAGCTCACCTGGCTGCGCACGAGCAACGAGAAGTACCGCGACCTCACCAAGTTCGTCGGCAAGCTGCTCATCGTCACGTTCGCCGTGGGCGTGGTCACCGGGCTGGTGCAGGAGTTCCAGTTCGGCATGGGCTGGAGCAACTTCGCCAAGTTCTACGGCGACGTGTTCGGCCCGACCCTGGCGATCGAGGGCATGCTGGCCTTCTTCCTCGAGGCCACGTTCCTCGCGCTGTGGTACTTCGGCTGGGACCGGCTGCCCCGCAAGCTGCACGCCGCCACCATCGTGATCGTCGCGGCCGGCACGATTCTGTCCGCGTTCATCATCCTGGCGGCCAACTCGTTCATGCAGCACCCGGTCGGCTACTCGCTCGACCCGGTCACCGGCCGCGCCCACCTCGACGACTTCGGTGCCCTGCTGCTCAACAAGGTCAACCTCGCCGCGTTCCCGCACACCCTGGCCGGTGCGGTCATGGTCGGCGGCTCGCTGCTGCTGGCCATCGCCGCGTGGCGGCTCAAGAGCGTCCAGGACCCCGGATTCCGTACGCTCGCCCGGCTGGGTGCCTGGCTGACCGTCGTCGGCGGCGCGCTCACCGCGCTCACCGGCGACCACCTCGGCAAGGTGATGACCGAGGTGCAGCCGATGAAGATGGCCGCGGCCGAAGCCCTCTACAGTACGACGACCGGGGCGCCCTTCTCCGCCTTCGCGCTCGGTAAGCTGGACGGCAGCGAGCCCTACTTCACGCTCGACATCCCGTACCTGCTGTCGATCCTCGGCAAGGGTGACCCGCACGCCACCGTGCAGGGCATCAACGACCTGCAGGCGCAGTACACCGCCCAGTACGGGCCGGGCAGCTACATCCCGATGATCCCGGTGGCGTTCTGGGCGTTCCGGCTGATGATCGGCATCGGCATGCTGGCCATGGCGGTCGCCGCCTACTACCTCTGGTCCACCCGCAAGGGCCGGGCGCCGCAGCGGTGGCACGACCGGCAGCTGCGGCGCTTCCTGCCGCTGATCCCGCTGCTGCCCACCGCGGCCAACTCCATCGGCTGGATCTTCACCGAGACCGCCCGCCAGCCGTGGATCGCGTTCGGCATCTCCAAGGTCGCCGACGGCATCTCCCCCGGGCTGACCCGCGGCGAGGTGCTCGTCTCGCTGGCCGGCTTCGCGCTGATCTACGGCATCGTCGCGGTCGTCTGGTTCCGGCTGATCCGGCACCTGTCCCGTCAGCCACTCACCCCGCCCGCCACCACGGACGTGCCCCCGGCCGGGGCGCCCGTCCGCGAGCCCGCACCCGTCTACTAG
- the cydB gene encoding cytochrome d ubiquinol oxidase subunit II: MVTLWFSLVVLSWVLFFVLEGFDFGVGLLGPVLGRDDHERGAIVRTVGPFWDGNEVWLVAAIGVTFAAFPDWYAALLSALYLPMAAILLLLAIRGVALEFRGKGHGERWRRRCDTALAASSAGIVLLWGAVLGVLTHGLRLGPDGQVTGTGPGRSLGPLLSWPALAGAALALFAALVLGAAFLALRTTGPVHARAHRWTVRLAALGTAALTVAGLAGMSRLLLAGAVLLLGITLIARYGREALAFAGAALGVAGAVVAVFTHHGDVVLRSTLDPAWSLTMTGAAATGSALELITVVGVVVLPGVLVYQAFSYWVFRRRVASERVAS; this comes from the coding sequence ATGGTCACCCTGTGGTTCTCCCTCGTCGTCCTGTCCTGGGTGCTGTTCTTCGTGCTCGAGGGCTTCGACTTCGGCGTCGGCCTGCTCGGCCCGGTGCTCGGGCGCGACGATCACGAGCGCGGCGCGATCGTGCGTACCGTCGGGCCGTTCTGGGACGGCAACGAGGTCTGGCTGGTCGCCGCGATCGGTGTCACCTTCGCCGCGTTCCCCGACTGGTACGCCGCCCTGCTGTCGGCGCTCTACCTGCCGATGGCCGCGATCCTGCTGCTGCTGGCCATCCGCGGGGTGGCCCTGGAGTTCCGCGGCAAGGGCCACGGCGAGCGCTGGCGGCGCCGCTGCGACACCGCCCTGGCCGCCAGCTCGGCCGGCATCGTGCTGCTCTGGGGTGCGGTGCTCGGCGTCCTCACCCACGGGCTGCGCCTCGGCCCCGACGGCCAGGTCACCGGCACCGGGCCGGGCCGCAGCCTGGGCCCGCTGCTGTCCTGGCCCGCGCTGGCCGGTGCCGCCCTCGCGCTGTTCGCCGCGCTGGTGCTGGGCGCCGCGTTCCTGGCCCTGCGCACCACCGGCCCGGTGCACGCCCGGGCGCACCGCTGGACCGTCCGGCTCGCCGCCCTCGGCACCGCCGCGCTGACCGTCGCGGGCCTCGCCGGCATGTCGCGGCTCCTGCTGGCGGGGGCGGTCCTGCTGCTGGGCATCACCCTGATCGCCCGGTACGGCCGGGAGGCGCTCGCCTTCGCCGGGGCGGCGCTCGGGGTGGCCGGGGCTGTCGTCGCGGTCTTCACCCACCACGGCGACGTCGTGCTGCGCAGCACCCTGGACCCGGCCTGGTCGCTGACGATGACCGGCGCGGCCGCCACCGGTTCGGCGCTCGAGCTGATCACTGTCGTGGGCGTGGTGGTGCTCCCCGGCGTACTCGTCTACCAGGCGTTCTCCTACTGGGTGTTCCGCAGGCGCGTGGCCAGCGAACGGGTCGCCTCATGA